The Bacillus oleivorans genome has a window encoding:
- a CDS encoding helix-turn-helix transcriptional regulator, whose amino-acid sequence MRADRLVSILLLLQNKGKLTTKELANELEVTERTIHRDMEALSTAGIPIVADRGKAGGWRLMEQYRTNLTGLKVNELKSLFLTPSAQLLNDLGLTKDWDEARQKLLASVPSIFQKEAGHVWERIYVDTSTWRQSPQKVESFHTLQEAIWDEKKLQIQYERADGEMVERIVEPLGLVAKGSTWYLIASANGEIRNYRATRIITANLTGETFSRPERFKLAEYWQASTQQFIKALPKYEVDVEMSASIVPRIKFTGKFVKILHAHSPTENGWIPANLCFETEQEACEFILGFGDQIRILSPKALRKTIYKMAKATVEMYEQD is encoded by the coding sequence ATGCGGGCGGACCGACTGGTTAGTATTTTGTTATTGCTGCAAAACAAAGGAAAACTGACGACGAAAGAGCTGGCTAATGAATTAGAAGTAACCGAACGCACGATCCATCGGGATATGGAAGCATTAAGTACAGCGGGGATTCCAATCGTCGCTGATCGCGGAAAAGCGGGCGGATGGCGCTTAATGGAGCAATATCGGACAAATTTAACTGGCTTAAAGGTAAATGAACTGAAGTCATTATTTCTTACACCTTCAGCTCAACTTCTAAATGATCTAGGACTAACAAAGGATTGGGATGAGGCACGCCAAAAATTGTTAGCATCCGTTCCGAGTATTTTTCAGAAGGAAGCAGGTCATGTATGGGAACGAATTTATGTTGACACAAGTACATGGAGACAGTCTCCCCAAAAAGTAGAATCATTTCATACCCTGCAGGAAGCAATATGGGATGAAAAGAAATTACAAATCCAATATGAACGGGCAGATGGAGAAATGGTAGAACGTATCGTGGAGCCGCTAGGATTGGTTGCGAAAGGTAGCACCTGGTATTTAATTGCATCCGCAAACGGGGAAATCAGGAACTATAGAGCAACACGAATCATAACTGCAAATCTTACAGGAGAAACGTTTTCCCGTCCAGAAAGATTTAAGCTGGCCGAGTACTGGCAAGCCTCAACGCAACAGTTTATTAAAGCTTTACCAAAATATGAAGTGGACGTTGAAATGTCCGCATCTATAGTTCCTCGGATAAAATTTACAGGTAAGTTTGTCAAGATTTTACATGCACACTCACCCACCGAGAACGGTTGGATTCCTGCAAATTTATGCTTTGAAACGGAACAAGAAGCATGTGAGTTTATATTAGGGTTTGGTGATCAAATTAGGATTCTATCACCTAAAGCTTTACGAAAGACCATATATAAGATGGCTAAAGCTACAGTAGAAATGTATGAACAAGACTAA
- a CDS encoding DMT family transporter, which produces MNKGIGLLVIATILWAGNYICGRYLGLALPPTLLNTMRWAISTVILIGILSLNKKKLPVFSLWKEFIILGFTGIFAFSTLTYLALTNISASQAGMISAGIPIAILFFTPFILKERIGVKAWAGAVISIIGVFLLFQGRLEDGSSSNTFIGNIQVVLACLAWGLYTVLGKRYGNKADPLTLTAGAALFGTIFSAISSIGMVDVRSIHMTGTAWICLIYVSTFASVGAFLAWNVGVKMVGASKSAPYLNLLPVWTVVLGLLLLDEEMSWISGVGGTIAIMGAVLASVNGKVTPKNKLGADSSV; this is translated from the coding sequence ATGAATAAAGGAATCGGACTGCTTGTTATAGCTACTATCCTATGGGCAGGCAATTATATCTGTGGGCGTTATTTAGGTCTTGCCCTGCCGCCAACGCTTTTAAATACTATGCGGTGGGCGATATCAACCGTTATTCTGATAGGTATCTTATCACTTAATAAAAAGAAGCTTCCTGTCTTTAGTCTATGGAAGGAATTCATCATTCTTGGTTTTACAGGGATCTTTGCTTTCTCCACCCTAACGTATCTGGCATTAACTAATATCAGTGCTTCTCAGGCAGGAATGATTTCAGCTGGGATTCCGATAGCGATTCTATTTTTTACACCATTTATTTTAAAAGAAAGGATTGGCGTAAAAGCTTGGGCCGGTGCTGTGATTTCTATAATAGGAGTATTCCTGCTGTTTCAGGGCAGATTAGAGGATGGTTCGTCCTCAAACACTTTTATAGGGAATATTCAGGTTGTTTTAGCCTGTCTCGCATGGGGATTATATACAGTTCTCGGGAAACGATACGGAAATAAAGCAGATCCCCTTACCTTAACGGCTGGTGCAGCCCTTTTTGGAACTATATTTAGTGCCATTAGCAGTATTGGAATGGTAGATGTCCGGTCGATTCATATGACAGGAACAGCGTGGATTTGTTTAATTTATGTCAGTACGTTTGCATCGGTAGGAGCCTTTTTAGCATGGAATGTGGGTGTAAAAATGGTTGGAGCAAGTAAATCTGCTCCTTATTTAAACTTACTTCCGGTTTGGACAGTTGTCTTGGGGTTACTCCTGCTTGATGAAGAGATGTCCTGGATATCTGGAGTCGGTGGCACCATCGCAATTATGGGTGCAGTTTTAGCCAGTGTAAACGGAAAAGTCACACCTAAAAATAAACTAGGCGCTGATTCTTCTGTTTAA
- a CDS encoding SDR family oxidoreductase has translation MKPLKGKVALVAGGTRGAGRGIAIELGAAGATVYVTGRTTRTQKSEYNRPETIEETAELVTAAGGTGIPVQVDHLEHDQVKALFSKIDEEQGQLNILVNDIWGGEHLTEWNKPVWEHSLKKGLRLLRLGIETHIVTSHYALPLLIRNKNGLVIEVTDGTAEYNKENYRLSLFYDLVKTSVIRMAQSLAHELTPFQCTAVALTPGWMRSEIMLEHFGVKEENWRDALEKEPHFAISETPRFIGRAVAALASDPDVVRWNGQSLSSGQLAKSYNFYDVDGSQPDCFRYLVEVQEAGKPADTGGYR, from the coding sequence ATGAAACCGTTAAAAGGGAAAGTAGCGTTGGTGGCAGGCGGAACGAGAGGAGCAGGCCGCGGGATTGCCATTGAATTAGGAGCAGCAGGTGCCACCGTTTATGTCACAGGTCGAACGACACGGACACAAAAATCCGAATACAATCGCCCTGAAACGATTGAAGAAACAGCTGAACTTGTAACAGCAGCAGGCGGTACAGGAATTCCTGTTCAAGTCGACCATCTTGAACACGATCAGGTCAAAGCCCTATTCTCTAAAATTGATGAAGAACAAGGGCAGCTAAATATCCTTGTCAACGATATTTGGGGAGGAGAGCATTTAACTGAGTGGAATAAACCGGTTTGGGAGCATTCCCTAAAAAAAGGGCTTCGTTTATTAAGACTCGGCATTGAAACACATATCGTCACCAGCCACTATGCGCTTCCCCTGTTAATCCGAAACAAGAATGGATTGGTGATTGAGGTAACGGATGGAACAGCCGAATACAATAAGGAAAATTACCGTCTCTCCCTTTTCTATGACCTAGTTAAGACATCTGTTATTCGAATGGCTCAGTCGTTAGCACATGAACTTACGCCCTTTCAATGTACAGCTGTTGCCTTGACTCCAGGGTGGATGAGGTCTGAAATTATGTTGGAACACTTCGGTGTTAAAGAGGAAAATTGGCGTGATGCACTTGAAAAGGAACCTCATTTTGCTATTTCTGAAACACCGCGTTTTATTGGGCGTGCTGTAGCTGCTCTTGCCAGCGATCCTGATGTTGTACGTTGGAACGGTCAGTCTCTTTCAAGCGGACAACTTGCAAAATCGTATAATTTCTACGATGTAGATGGGTCTCAGCCAGATTGCTTTAGATATTTGGTTGAAGTACAGGAAGCAGGAAAGCCAGCTGATACTGGTGGATATCGCTAA
- a CDS encoding PLP-dependent aminotransferase family protein has protein sequence MVDINWIPQRASSIPLHLQIYQYIKNKILNGDWSLGTTLPPQRTLAKQFQVNRSTIVAALDELAADGLIEARVGRGTIVVNNTWSLLASSPPPDWISYVRSGIHAPNMSLVQEINRAEANPAIIRLGTGELSQELLPNKMMENVLQLKINETLSLGYSEPKGSLSLRKAVSEHLKTKGINVSPESILIVSGAIQALQLISVGLLKPGAVIFHETPSYLNSVHVFQSAGMRLFGVPLDGEGIMTHSIGRLKRQHNGALLYTISSFHNPTGTVMSEERRAHLLEICKKEALPIIEDDVYGDLWFDNPPPMPLKSKDSQGNVLYIGSVSKSLSPGLRIGWIVGPEPVIDRLADIKMQTDYGSSSLSQYAVEQWLKSGMYDEYVQEIRDKLWDRRDFTIQLLEKYFADIATWTIPKGGFYIWLRLKQSITTRVLFEKSLRENLLINPGSIYDPTDQHHLRLSYSYASLLDLKYGLKRLSELIRNLK, from the coding sequence ATGGTTGATATAAACTGGATACCCCAAAGAGCTTCTTCCATACCTCTACATCTGCAAATCTATCAATATATAAAAAATAAAATTCTAAATGGAGATTGGTCTTTAGGTACTACATTACCCCCGCAAAGGACCTTGGCTAAACAATTTCAGGTAAATCGCAGTACCATTGTAGCTGCGCTTGACGAATTGGCAGCTGATGGATTAATAGAAGCTAGGGTCGGAAGGGGGACGATTGTTGTTAATAACACATGGAGCCTGCTTGCCTCATCTCCACCCCCAGACTGGATCAGTTATGTTCGGTCCGGGATTCATGCACCCAATATGTCTTTAGTCCAAGAGATTAATAGAGCGGAAGCAAATCCAGCCATCATTCGGCTAGGAACAGGTGAGCTTTCTCAAGAATTGCTTCCAAATAAGATGATGGAAAATGTGTTACAGTTGAAAATAAATGAGACTCTTTCTCTAGGGTATTCAGAACCAAAAGGCAGCTTATCATTAAGGAAAGCAGTGAGTGAACATTTAAAAACAAAGGGGATTAATGTATCGCCAGAATCTATACTAATTGTTTCCGGGGCCATACAAGCACTGCAGTTAATTTCAGTCGGTTTATTAAAGCCAGGCGCTGTTATTTTTCACGAAACACCATCCTATTTAAATTCAGTTCATGTCTTTCAATCTGCAGGCATGAGATTATTTGGAGTTCCGCTTGATGGAGAAGGAATTATGACCCATTCTATCGGCAGACTGAAACGACAGCATAATGGCGCTTTACTCTATACCATCTCTTCTTTTCACAATCCTACTGGCACAGTCATGTCTGAAGAACGAAGGGCTCATCTGTTAGAGATTTGTAAAAAAGAAGCTCTCCCTATTATTGAAGATGACGTTTATGGAGACTTATGGTTTGATAACCCGCCGCCAATGCCTTTAAAATCAAAAGATTCTCAAGGGAATGTATTATACATTGGAAGTGTGTCCAAATCATTAAGCCCAGGATTACGAATTGGATGGATAGTGGGTCCTGAGCCTGTGATTGACCGCTTGGCTGATATAAAAATGCAAACCGATTATGGTTCAAGCTCGTTATCCCAATATGCTGTCGAACAATGGCTCAAAAGCGGAATGTATGACGAATATGTACAAGAAATTAGAGACAAACTTTGGGATCGAAGAGATTTTACGATCCAACTGTTGGAAAAATATTTTGCCGACATTGCTACATGGACAATCCCCAAGGGCGGATTTTATATCTGGCTTCGTTTAAAACAGAGTATAACGACTCGTGTATTATTTGAGAAGAGTCTGCGCGAAAACCTTTTAATAAATCCGGGAAGTATATATGACCCGACAGATCAGCACCATCTTCGCTTGTCCTATTCGTATGCCTCATTACTCGATCTTAAATATGGGCTTAAGCGTTTGTCTGAACTTATTAGGAATCTAAAATAA
- a CDS encoding ornithine cyclodeaminase family protein, with the protein MLLLSEQQIRSIYTMKDAIQDVESALRDYTEGKILNPQRTVLDLPEQNASSLYMPSAMESAGKMAVKVVTIFPNNPFQGKKTTQGIIVLSDTNTGEHLACLNASYLTRLRTGAVSGIATKYLAKESASDVAVIGCGAMAKEQLQAVLEVRNIRSIMLYNRTKEKAKNFAEKIKEINPIYNGLITIMNDADEAVSRAEIVICSTRSETPVFSGEVLRKGTHINGVGSYLPHMQEVDEETLSRCSKIVVDTLEGVKDEAGDFIIPANKGVWNFSMIDGEIGELAAGQIKGRESDEEITFFKSVGMAYFDLAVAAAAYEKAKRAGIGVTVEIG; encoded by the coding sequence GTGCTATTATTATCAGAACAACAAATCCGATCCATTTATACGATGAAAGACGCCATTCAAGATGTTGAATCGGCTTTGCGTGATTATACGGAAGGTAAAATTCTAAACCCTCAACGAACTGTTCTTGATCTTCCTGAACAAAATGCCTCCTCTCTTTATATGCCGAGTGCCATGGAATCTGCAGGAAAAATGGCAGTAAAAGTGGTCACAATCTTTCCAAACAATCCATTCCAGGGAAAGAAAACCACACAGGGAATCATAGTGTTGAGTGACACCAATACAGGTGAACATCTAGCTTGTTTAAATGCTTCTTACTTAACGAGATTGCGAACAGGAGCCGTAAGTGGAATTGCAACCAAATATCTTGCTAAAGAATCTGCCTCCGATGTTGCAGTTATCGGGTGCGGGGCTATGGCAAAAGAACAGCTTCAGGCCGTTCTTGAGGTGCGAAATATAAGGTCGATTATGCTTTACAATCGGACGAAAGAAAAGGCTAAGAATTTTGCTGAAAAAATTAAAGAGATTAACCCTATATATAATGGCTTGATTACGATCATGAATGATGCTGATGAAGCTGTTTCAAGGGCTGAAATTGTTATTTGCAGTACCCGCTCGGAAACACCTGTTTTTTCAGGGGAAGTCCTCAGAAAAGGGACTCACATTAATGGCGTAGGTTCCTATCTTCCCCATATGCAGGAGGTTGATGAGGAGACACTGTCCCGATGTTCGAAGATCGTCGTGGATACGCTAGAAGGCGTGAAGGATGAGGCAGGGGATTTCATTATCCCAGCAAATAAGGGAGTCTGGAATTTCTCAATGATCGATGGGGAAATTGGCGAACTCGCTGCAGGACAAATTAAAGGGCGAGAAAGCGACGAGGAAATTACTTTCTTCAAATCAGTTGGGATGGCTTATTTTGATTTGGCTGTTGCAGCAGCTGCTTATGAAAAGGCGAAAAGAGCAGGCATCGGGGTTACTGTAGAAATAGGATGA
- a CDS encoding LysE/ArgO family amino acid transporter translates to MEAILHGFILALGLILPLGVQNVFIFNQGATQTRFSHAFPAIITASICDTILITSAVTGVSVIVLSFEVLRNLLWIAGFFFLAYMGWVMWRTSSELKGEQQENRFSPKRQITFAASVSLLNPHAIMDTIGVIGTSSLAYAGSEKWVFSIACIVVSWIWFFSLAIAGRKIGKLTSGAMLLKRLNQVSAFIIWGMALYMGYQLVSFSD, encoded by the coding sequence GTGGAAGCAATCCTACATGGATTTATATTAGCTCTCGGTCTAATCCTGCCTTTAGGGGTACAAAATGTATTTATTTTTAATCAGGGAGCGACTCAAACGAGGTTCTCACATGCCTTTCCAGCCATTATAACTGCAAGTATATGCGATACCATTTTAATTACTTCGGCTGTAACTGGAGTATCAGTGATTGTTTTAAGCTTCGAAGTTTTACGGAATTTGTTATGGATTGCAGGATTTTTCTTTTTAGCTTATATGGGGTGGGTGATGTGGAGAACATCATCAGAACTAAAGGGGGAACAGCAGGAAAACCGATTTTCGCCAAAGCGGCAGATTACATTTGCAGCGTCTGTTTCTCTCCTTAATCCTCATGCTATTATGGATACAATCGGCGTGATTGGTACAAGTTCACTTGCTTATGCCGGGTCTGAAAAATGGGTATTTTCGATTGCTTGTATAGTGGTGTCATGGATCTGGTTCTTTTCGTTAGCGATTGCCGGAAGAAAAATCGGCAAACTGACTTCTGGAGCAATGCTGCTTAAACGATTAAATCAAGTTTCAGCCTTTATTATTTGGGGAATGGCACTCTATATGGGTTATCAATTAGTCTCTTTTTCAGATTGA
- a CDS encoding DUF1801 domain-containing protein: MYELKTKENDRSVIEFIESVEHPKKREDAYKLLDIFTETSGYPAKMWGTSIIGFGSYHYKYASGHEGDAPFVGFSPRKSNFSLYFATGDTKRDELLEKFGKHKSGKACVYINKIADIDVEVLKELISQSIAFLQETYSNQ, encoded by the coding sequence ATGTACGAATTAAAAACAAAAGAAAACGACCGCAGTGTCATTGAATTTATCGAAAGTGTCGAACACCCGAAGAAACGAGAAGATGCATATAAACTATTAGATATTTTTACTGAAACCAGCGGATATCCTGCAAAAATGTGGGGAACCAGTATTATCGGCTTCGGTTCCTATCATTATAAATATGCGTCTGGTCATGAAGGGGATGCCCCGTTTGTAGGCTTTTCACCACGAAAATCCAATTTTAGTCTGTATTTTGCAACGGGTGATACAAAACGTGATGAGTTGCTGGAAAAGTTCGGAAAGCATAAATCCGGAAAGGCATGTGTTTACATCAATAAAATCGCAGACATTGATGTAGAAGTCTTAAAAGAATTAATTAGTCAATCAATAGCGTTTTTACAAGAAACCTATTCTAACCAATGA
- the dacB gene encoding D-alanyl-D-alanine carboxypeptidase/D-alanyl-D-alanine endopeptidase encodes MARTLFLLILMAMVTFVPFTTPEKTKVVEASKETTEVVVSQSPDLQAKIDAILNDERLQGTSTGVSIRNADTGEVLYSYYGDMRLHPASNMKLLTTIAALETLGEDYQFTTEVLTDGSITGNVLQGNLYIKGKGDPTLLEKDFDQFAKDLKAKGIQQINGNLIGDDSWYDDIRLSQDLNWSDESYYTGAQVSALTLSPNEDYDAGTVIVEVTPSTEVGGKAQVKVTPETDYVTILNNTEMVAAGQSKRISIEREHGTNNIVVEGVMPLNGTTSRSWVAVWEPTGYALDVFKKSLKEQGIALVGNADVKVGVTPENATVLTAKKSMTLEDLLIPFMKLSNNGHGETLTKEMGKVVYGEGSWDKGLQVIEEVITDFGVNGDTILLRDGSGMSHKNMIPANEITQLLYAVQDESWYPAFEQSLPVAGESDRLVGGTLRSRMTSEPAKGNVKAKTGSLTGVSTLSGYVTSADGKKLIFSIMFNNYLGFSATSIENSIATTLAGHEF; translated from the coding sequence ATGGCAAGAACACTGTTTTTATTGATCCTCATGGCTATGGTTACTTTTGTACCATTTACAACACCGGAAAAAACAAAAGTGGTGGAGGCATCTAAGGAGACAACAGAAGTAGTTGTCAGTCAATCTCCTGATTTACAAGCAAAAATCGATGCGATATTAAATGATGAACGACTTCAGGGAACTTCAACTGGAGTAAGTATCAGAAATGCGGACACAGGAGAAGTTTTATATTCTTATTATGGCGACATGCGATTACACCCTGCTTCGAATATGAAGCTACTGACAACGATTGCTGCATTGGAGACACTTGGTGAGGATTATCAATTTACAACAGAAGTTTTAACGGACGGAAGTATCACAGGAAATGTTCTTCAAGGAAATCTATACATAAAAGGAAAGGGAGACCCAACCTTATTGGAGAAGGACTTTGACCAGTTTGCCAAGGATTTAAAGGCAAAAGGAATTCAACAAATCAATGGAAACTTAATTGGTGATGACAGCTGGTATGATGATATCCGTTTATCCCAAGATTTAAACTGGTCAGATGAGTCTTACTACACAGGGGCTCAAGTTTCAGCTCTCACCCTATCACCTAATGAAGACTATGATGCGGGAACCGTAATAGTTGAGGTTACACCGTCAACTGAGGTAGGCGGCAAAGCTCAAGTTAAAGTAACGCCTGAAACAGATTACGTCACCATATTGAATAATACCGAGATGGTGGCTGCGGGACAATCAAAAAGGATCTCGATTGAGAGAGAACACGGAACGAATAACATTGTGGTAGAAGGGGTAATGCCTTTAAACGGAACGACATCAAGATCGTGGGTTGCCGTTTGGGAACCAACCGGATATGCATTAGATGTATTTAAAAAATCCCTTAAAGAACAGGGAATTGCATTAGTTGGGAACGCAGATGTAAAAGTAGGAGTTACACCAGAAAATGCGACTGTTCTTACCGCTAAAAAATCAATGACTTTAGAGGATCTCCTCATTCCATTTATGAAACTAAGCAATAACGGACACGGCGAAACATTGACAAAGGAAATGGGGAAAGTCGTTTATGGAGAAGGCAGCTGGGATAAGGGTCTGCAAGTTATAGAGGAGGTTATTACCGATTTTGGAGTCAATGGAGACACCATTTTACTTCGTGATGGTTCCGGAATGTCTCATAAAAACATGATTCCGGCAAATGAAATCACGCAGCTGCTTTATGCGGTCCAGGATGAGAGCTGGTATCCTGCGTTCGAACAATCACTGCCAGTTGCTGGCGAATCTGACAGATTGGTCGGTGGAACATTACGTTCTCGTATGACTTCAGAACCAGCAAAAGGGAATGTAAAAGCAAAAACTGGTTCTTTAACAGGAGTCTCTACTCTTTCCGGTTATGTAACATCAGCTGATGGAAAGAAATTGATTTTCTCTATCATGTTTAACAACTATCTTGGTTTTTCAGCTACATCGATTGAAAATTCGATCGCTACCACACTTGCCGGTCACGAATTTTGA
- a CDS encoding MFS transporter has product MKLVKKQLSSVARVKTNEYRGGELARTSETLLRILFFTLIISVMNATIFNVVLPSISQEFNLSASQVSWITTGYGIMYAVGSVTYGKLADQFRLKDLLTFGLIFMSFGSLIGILATEYWMIVAGRMLQAGGAAVIPATAMIIPIRYFALENRGRALGTVASGLALGAALSPIVSSFISGLLGWRILFCFSFFALLTLPFFRKHLHDQPKKGKSFDFLGGLLLACTVVFILLAITNNSLLALGLGILFLLLFFLRIQTAKEPFIQLSLFENRHYTFSVAIALLAISFGTAVYFITPQLLANVNEVPTSFIGFILFPGAIAAALLGRKGGKLADQNGNLFLFKAASIPLLIAFSALSILAGMSPAWIWIFLILANIGQTFMQVVMQNTVSRTLSDEQVGIGMGFFTMMNFIAGSAATTLMGKVLDLTASVHFNPLQVFDHATVYSNAFFILFVILVLVVVLYTAFIKFSTEPEAKQELAFKK; this is encoded by the coding sequence ATGAAACTTGTTAAGAAACAATTATCGTCCGTTGCACGGGTCAAAACAAATGAATATAGAGGCGGAGAACTGGCACGAACATCAGAGACTTTGTTAAGGATTTTATTTTTTACCCTTATTATCTCAGTTATGAATGCGACTATTTTTAATGTGGTTCTGCCATCCATCAGTCAAGAATTTAATCTTTCAGCTTCTCAGGTAAGCTGGATTACGACTGGGTATGGAATCATGTATGCGGTTGGATCCGTTACTTATGGTAAATTAGCAGATCAATTTCGCTTGAAGGATTTACTGACTTTTGGATTGATTTTCATGTCTTTTGGTTCACTCATTGGAATTCTGGCTACTGAATATTGGATGATAGTTGCCGGGCGAATGCTACAAGCTGGAGGAGCGGCAGTGATTCCGGCAACCGCCATGATTATTCCAATCAGGTATTTTGCACTTGAAAATAGAGGGCGAGCGCTTGGTACTGTTGCAAGTGGTTTAGCACTCGGGGCTGCTTTAAGCCCAATAGTCTCAAGTTTTATTAGCGGTCTATTAGGCTGGCGAATCCTGTTTTGTTTTTCATTTTTTGCATTACTGACCCTTCCGTTTTTTCGGAAGCATTTACATGATCAACCTAAAAAGGGTAAGTCTTTTGATTTTCTTGGAGGTCTCCTGCTAGCGTGTACAGTTGTTTTCATTCTTTTGGCTATTACAAATAACTCGTTGCTAGCGCTTGGTCTCGGTATCCTTTTTCTGCTTTTGTTTTTCTTGCGGATTCAAACAGCTAAAGAGCCTTTTATCCAATTATCACTGTTCGAAAATAGACACTACACCTTTAGTGTTGCCATAGCACTGCTCGCGATTAGTTTTGGAACAGCCGTCTATTTTATCACACCGCAATTACTTGCAAATGTAAACGAAGTTCCGACGTCCTTTATCGGATTTATCCTCTTTCCAGGAGCTATTGCTGCAGCTTTACTAGGGCGAAAAGGCGGGAAGCTCGCTGACCAAAATGGAAATTTATTCTTATTCAAGGCAGCTTCGATACCTTTGCTGATTGCCTTTAGCGCCTTATCGATCTTAGCCGGGATGTCACCTGCTTGGATTTGGATTTTCTTAATTCTGGCAAATATTGGGCAAACCTTTATGCAGGTAGTGATGCAGAATACTGTTTCGCGGACCCTTAGTGATGAACAGGTAGGAATAGGAATGGGATTTTTTACAATGATGAATTTTATTGCTGGCTCAGCCGCCACTACATTAATGGGGAAAGTATTAGATCTTACCGCTTCCGTCCATTTTAATCCTTTGCAGGTTTTTGATCATGCAACGGTCTATAGTAATGCCTTTTTTATTTTATTTGTGATTTTAGTTTTAGTTGTGGTGCTGTATACAGCATTTATTAAATTTTCCACTGAACCAGAAGCCAAACAAGAGTTGGCTTTTAAAAAATAA
- a CDS encoding MFS transporter, whose amino-acid sequence MENNVNKKVLIASLVGSSIEWFDYFLYGTVAALVFNQAFFPSEDPTIGTMLAYATFALSFFIRPLGGIIFSHIGDRIGRKKTLVLTLSFMGGATVLMGVLPTYESIGIAAPILLIVLRLIQGIGLGGEWGGALLLAVEYAPKNKRGLFGSIPQMGVTIGMLLGTLSLSIMTLLPEEAFMTWGWRVPFILSALLVIFGLWIRKGIDETPSFKKSQEKGEIAKVPFLETMRTHWKEVLIAVGAKVVETAPFYIFGTFIVSYATTQLGFSRTITLSAVTIATIVTTLLIPIMGNLSDKIGRKKLYVGGTIFMILYAFPYFWLLNQGSAIFLILATVLGLGVIWAPITAVLGTMFSEIFKTNVRYTGISLGYQIGAAVAGGTAPLVATALLNAYNNSYVPVALYIILASIISLIAVSAVRDRNNQDLDAEDAA is encoded by the coding sequence ATGGAGAACAACGTAAATAAAAAGGTTTTAATTGCTAGTTTAGTAGGAAGTTCCATTGAGTGGTTTGACTATTTTCTTTATGGCACCGTGGCAGCCCTTGTATTTAATCAGGCATTTTTCCCAAGTGAGGATCCAACTATCGGTACTATGCTTGCTTATGCTACTTTTGCATTGTCTTTCTTCATACGTCCGTTAGGTGGAATTATTTTTAGTCATATTGGGGATCGGATCGGACGGAAAAAAACGCTTGTCCTCACCCTTTCTTTTATGGGAGGGGCTACCGTACTCATGGGAGTACTGCCAACTTACGAATCAATAGGCATAGCAGCACCAATCCTATTAATTGTTTTGCGGCTGATACAAGGAATTGGACTTGGAGGAGAATGGGGAGGTGCTCTTCTTTTAGCAGTCGAGTATGCACCGAAAAACAAACGCGGCCTTTTTGGAAGTATTCCGCAAATGGGTGTTACCATCGGTATGCTGTTAGGAACATTGTCATTATCGATTATGACGCTGCTGCCTGAAGAGGCCTTTATGACGTGGGGCTGGAGGGTTCCATTTATTTTGAGTGCCCTGCTTGTTATTTTCGGACTATGGATCCGTAAGGGCATTGATGAAACACCTTCTTTTAAAAAGTCCCAAGAAAAAGGAGAAATCGCAAAAGTTCCTTTCTTGGAAACAATGCGGACGCACTGGAAGGAAGTTCTGATTGCGGTTGGAGCAAAAGTAGTAGAGACGGCACCGTTTTATATTTTTGGAACCTTTATCGTCTCCTACGCAACTACACAGTTAGGGTTCTCAAGAACCATTACATTAAGTGCAGTTACGATTGCGACTATTGTTACAACCCTATTAATCCCAATCATGGGGAATCTGTCAGATAAGATTGGCCGCAAGAAGCTCTATGTAGGCGGAACGATTTTTATGATTCTGTATGCGTTCCCTTATTTCTGGCTGCTTAACCAAGGTTCGGCTATCTTCCTGATCCTGGCTACTGTATTAGGTCTTGGGGTTATTTGGGCTCCGATTACAGCTGTACTTGGTACGATGTTTTCTGAGATCTTTAAAACCAATGTGCGCTATACAGGGATTTCACTCGGATACCAAATTGGCGCGGCTGTAGCTGGAGGGACCGCACCACTTGTGGCAACAGCACTGCTAAATGCATATAACAATTCATATGTACCAGTTGCCTTGTATATTATTTTGGCATCTATTATCTCACTGATTGCCGTTTCGGCAGTCCGTGACCGTAATAACCAAGATTTAGACGCAGAAGATGCTGCATAA